In Clupea harengus chromosome 1, Ch_v2.0.2, whole genome shotgun sequence, one DNA window encodes the following:
- the kcnc3a gene encoding potassium voltage-gated channel subfamily C member 3a isoform X5 — translation MLSSVCVSSFKGRTGGNKSSNKACSSADMTCPSESEKIVINCGGVRHETYRSTLKTLPGTRLSWLTEPDAYSNFDYDPKADTFFFDRHPGTFSFILNYYRTGKLHCPNDVCGPLFEEELAFWGIDETDVEACCWMNYRQHRDAEEALDSFETPEPEEEDDPALTGGADGDLKRLCLQEDGRKPSWWTVWRPYMWNLFEDPYSSKNARYVAFLSLLFILISISTFCLETHEAFNTIYNLTENVTVGNVTKEEVSFVVETDAWLTYVEGVCVIWFTIEVFARVIFCPDKAEFFKSSLNIIDFVAIMPFYLELALSGLSSKAAKDVLGFLRVVRFVRILRIFKLTRHFVGLRVLGHTLRASTNEFLLLIIFLALGVLIFATMIYYAERIGADPADPTASAHTTFKNIPIGFWWAVVTMTTLGYGDMYPETWSGMLVGALCALAGVLTIAMPVPVIVNNFGMYYSLAMAKQKLPKRKGKHIPRAPQPGSPNYCKPDALAMASASPNRLMGNVIGGTGLSGSMGGDCPLAQEEIIEINRAGDKLCTQLTMLYSKQNGDAASAALANEDCPNIDQVLGPDDRSPATGGLGTGRERYPHDRACFLLSTGEFRTTDSNVRKEAAAASPISPTGEEWFKPEGPLLQQDLNANSASSWIKP, via the exons ATGCTCAGTtcggtgtgtgtctcctctttcAAAGGGCGCACGGGTGGGAACAAGTCGTCCAACAAAGCATGTTCCAGCGCAGACATGACTTGTCCGTCAGAGAGCGAGAAAATCGTAATAAACTGCGGTGGGGTTCGACACGAGACGTACCGCAGCACCCTCAAGACGCTTCCCGGTACCCGCTTGTCCTGGCTAACGGAACCAGACGCGTATAGCAATTTCGACTACGACCCCAAAGCGGACACGTTCTTCTTCGACCGTCACCCGGgcactttttctttcattctgaaCTATTACCGCACGGGGAAGTTGCATTGTCCCAATGATGTGTGCGGTCCACTCTTTGAGGAGGAGCTCGCTTTTTGGGGCATTGATGAGACGGACGTGGAGGCATGCTGCTGGATGAACTACCGCCAACACAGGGATGCCGAGGAGGCACTGGACAGTTTTGAAACCCCTGAGCCGGAAGAAGAGGACGACCCAGCGCTCACGGGAGGCGCTGACGGGGACTTGAAGCGTTTGTGTCTGCAAGAAGACGGCCGCAAGCCCAGCTGGTGGACCGTGTGGCGCCCGTATATGTGGAATCTCTTCGAGGATCCATACTCTTCCAAAAATGCCCGG TATGTGGCGTTTCTGTCCCTGTTATTTATCCTCATCTCTATCTCTACATTCTGCCTGGAGACGCATGAGGCCTTCAACACCATCTACAACTTGACCGAGAATGTCACAGTGGGTAACGTAACAAAGGAGGAGGTGTCTTTTGTGGTGGAGACAGACGCATGGCTTACCTACGTGGAGGGCGTTTGTGTCATCTGGTTTACCATTGAGGTGTTTGCCCGTGTCATCTTCTGCCCAGACAAGGCTGAGTTTTTCAAGAGCTCATTGAACATTATTGACTTTGTGGCGATCATGCCCTTCTACCTGGAGTTGGCGCTGAGTGGCCTCTCCTCCAAGGCTGCCAAGGATGTTCTGGGCTTCCTGCGCGTGGTGCGTTTTGTACGAATCCTGCGTATCTTCAAGCTGACGCGGCACTTTGTGGGTCTGCGGGTCTTGGGCCACACGTTACGCGCCAGCACCAACGAGTTTCTCTTGCTCATCATCTTCCTTGCGTTGGGTGTCCTCATCTTTGCCACAATGATCTACTATGCCGAGCGCATAGGAGCCGACCCCGCTGACCCCACGGCCAGTGCCCACACCACCTTCAAGAACATCCCCATTGGCTTCTGGTGGGCTGTGGTCACCATGACTACACTGGGCTACGGGGACATGTACCCAGAGACGTGGTCCGGCATGCTTGTGGGTGCGCTGTGTGCCCTGGCTGGTGTGTTGACCATCGCCATGCCTGTGCCCGTCATCGTGAATAATTTCGGCATGTACTACTCGTTAGCCATGGCCAAACAGAAGTTGCCCAAGAGGAAAGGCAAACACATCCCTCGCGCCCCTCAGCCAGGCTCGCCCAACTACTGCAAGCCAGATGCACTCGCCATGGCATCAGCCTCACCGAACAGGCTCATGGGAAACGTGATTGGTGGCACAGGGTTGTCTGGCAGCATGGGCGGAGACTGCCCTCTGGCCCAGGAGGAGATCATAGAGATCaacagagcag GGGATAAACTATGCACTCAACTTACGATGCTGT ACTCCAAGCAGAATGGCGATGCTGCAAGTGCCGCCCTGGCCAATGAGGACTGCCCCAATATAGACCAGGTGCTGGGGCCGGACGACCGCAGCCCTGCCACAGGGGGGCTTGGCACGGGGCGTGAGCGCTACCCCCATGACCGCGCCTGCTTCCTGCTCAGCACTGGGGAGTTCCGCACCACAGACAGCAATGTCAGGAAAG aAGCAGCTGCCGCCAGCCCAATCTCCCCCACGGGAGAGGAATGGTTCAAGCCGGAGGGGCCTCTGCTACAGCAGGACCTCAATGCAAACTCTGCCTCCTCCTGGATCAAACCGTAG
- the kcnc3a gene encoding potassium voltage-gated channel subfamily C member 3a isoform X8 — MLSSVCVSSFKGRTGGNKSSNKACSSADMTCPSESEKIVINCGGVRHETYRSTLKTLPGTRLSWLTEPDAYSNFDYDPKADTFFFDRHPGTFSFILNYYRTGKLHCPNDVCGPLFEEELAFWGIDETDVEACCWMNYRQHRDAEEALDSFETPEPEEEDDPALTGGADGDLKRLCLQEDGRKPSWWTVWRPYMWNLFEDPYSSKNARYVAFLSLLFILISISTFCLETHEAFNTIYNLTENVTVGNVTKEEVSFVVETDAWLTYVEGVCVIWFTIEVFARVIFCPDKAEFFKSSLNIIDFVAIMPFYLELALSGLSSKAAKDVLGFLRVVRFVRILRIFKLTRHFVGLRVLGHTLRASTNEFLLLIIFLALGVLIFATMIYYAERIGADPADPTASAHTTFKNIPIGFWWAVVTMTTLGYGDMYPETWSGMLVGALCALAGVLTIAMPVPVIVNNFGMYYSLAMAKQKLPKRKGKHIPRAPQPGSPNYCKPDALAMASASPNRLMGNVIGGTGLSGSMGGDCPLAQEEIIEINRAGDKLCTQLTMLYSKQNGDAASAALANEDCPNIDQVLGPDDRSPATGGLGTGRERYPHDRACFLLSTGEFRTTDSNVRKDNYTESPVLIRYMQKEAVAVN; from the exons ATGCTCAGTtcggtgtgtgtctcctctttcAAAGGGCGCACGGGTGGGAACAAGTCGTCCAACAAAGCATGTTCCAGCGCAGACATGACTTGTCCGTCAGAGAGCGAGAAAATCGTAATAAACTGCGGTGGGGTTCGACACGAGACGTACCGCAGCACCCTCAAGACGCTTCCCGGTACCCGCTTGTCCTGGCTAACGGAACCAGACGCGTATAGCAATTTCGACTACGACCCCAAAGCGGACACGTTCTTCTTCGACCGTCACCCGGgcactttttctttcattctgaaCTATTACCGCACGGGGAAGTTGCATTGTCCCAATGATGTGTGCGGTCCACTCTTTGAGGAGGAGCTCGCTTTTTGGGGCATTGATGAGACGGACGTGGAGGCATGCTGCTGGATGAACTACCGCCAACACAGGGATGCCGAGGAGGCACTGGACAGTTTTGAAACCCCTGAGCCGGAAGAAGAGGACGACCCAGCGCTCACGGGAGGCGCTGACGGGGACTTGAAGCGTTTGTGTCTGCAAGAAGACGGCCGCAAGCCCAGCTGGTGGACCGTGTGGCGCCCGTATATGTGGAATCTCTTCGAGGATCCATACTCTTCCAAAAATGCCCGG TATGTGGCGTTTCTGTCCCTGTTATTTATCCTCATCTCTATCTCTACATTCTGCCTGGAGACGCATGAGGCCTTCAACACCATCTACAACTTGACCGAGAATGTCACAGTGGGTAACGTAACAAAGGAGGAGGTGTCTTTTGTGGTGGAGACAGACGCATGGCTTACCTACGTGGAGGGCGTTTGTGTCATCTGGTTTACCATTGAGGTGTTTGCCCGTGTCATCTTCTGCCCAGACAAGGCTGAGTTTTTCAAGAGCTCATTGAACATTATTGACTTTGTGGCGATCATGCCCTTCTACCTGGAGTTGGCGCTGAGTGGCCTCTCCTCCAAGGCTGCCAAGGATGTTCTGGGCTTCCTGCGCGTGGTGCGTTTTGTACGAATCCTGCGTATCTTCAAGCTGACGCGGCACTTTGTGGGTCTGCGGGTCTTGGGCCACACGTTACGCGCCAGCACCAACGAGTTTCTCTTGCTCATCATCTTCCTTGCGTTGGGTGTCCTCATCTTTGCCACAATGATCTACTATGCCGAGCGCATAGGAGCCGACCCCGCTGACCCCACGGCCAGTGCCCACACCACCTTCAAGAACATCCCCATTGGCTTCTGGTGGGCTGTGGTCACCATGACTACACTGGGCTACGGGGACATGTACCCAGAGACGTGGTCCGGCATGCTTGTGGGTGCGCTGTGTGCCCTGGCTGGTGTGTTGACCATCGCCATGCCTGTGCCCGTCATCGTGAATAATTTCGGCATGTACTACTCGTTAGCCATGGCCAAACAGAAGTTGCCCAAGAGGAAAGGCAAACACATCCCTCGCGCCCCTCAGCCAGGCTCGCCCAACTACTGCAAGCCAGATGCACTCGCCATGGCATCAGCCTCACCGAACAGGCTCATGGGAAACGTGATTGGTGGCACAGGGTTGTCTGGCAGCATGGGCGGAGACTGCCCTCTGGCCCAGGAGGAGATCATAGAGATCaacagagcag GGGATAAACTATGCACTCAACTTACGATGCTGT ACTCCAAGCAGAATGGCGATGCTGCAAGTGCCGCCCTGGCCAATGAGGACTGCCCCAATATAGACCAGGTGCTGGGGCCGGACGACCGCAGCCCTGCCACAGGGGGGCTTGGCACGGGGCGTGAGCGCTACCCCCATGACCGCGCCTGCTTCCTGCTCAGCACTGGGGAGTTCCGCACCACAGACAGCAATGTCAGGAAAG
- the kcnc3a gene encoding potassium voltage-gated channel subfamily C member 3a isoform X10, whose product MLSSVCVSSFKGRTGGNKSSNKACSSADMTCPSESEKIVINCGGVRHETYRSTLKTLPGTRLSWLTEPDAYSNFDYDPKADTFFFDRHPGTFSFILNYYRTGKLHCPNDVCGPLFEEELAFWGIDETDVEACCWMNYRQHRDAEEALDSFETPEPEEEDDPALTGGADGDLKRLCLQEDGRKPSWWTVWRPYMWNLFEDPYSSKNARYVAFLSLLFILISISTFCLETHEAFNTIYNLTENVTVGNVTKEEVSFVVETDAWLTYVEGVCVIWFTIEVFARVIFCPDKAEFFKSSLNIIDFVAIMPFYLELALSGLSSKAAKDVLGFLRVVRFVRILRIFKLTRHFVGLRVLGHTLRASTNEFLLLIIFLALGVLIFATMIYYAERIGADPADPTASAHTTFKNIPIGFWWAVVTMTTLGYGDMYPETWSGMLVGALCALAGVLTIAMPVPVIVNNFGMYYSLAMAKQKLPKRKGKHIPRAPQPGSPNYCKPDALAMASASPNRLMGNVIGGTGLSGSMGGDCPLAQEEIIEINRAGDKLCTQLTMLYSKQNGDAASAALANEDCPNIDQVLGPDDRSPATGGLGTGRERYPHDRACFLLSTGEFRTTDSNVRKVLSF is encoded by the exons ATGCTCAGTtcggtgtgtgtctcctctttcAAAGGGCGCACGGGTGGGAACAAGTCGTCCAACAAAGCATGTTCCAGCGCAGACATGACTTGTCCGTCAGAGAGCGAGAAAATCGTAATAAACTGCGGTGGGGTTCGACACGAGACGTACCGCAGCACCCTCAAGACGCTTCCCGGTACCCGCTTGTCCTGGCTAACGGAACCAGACGCGTATAGCAATTTCGACTACGACCCCAAAGCGGACACGTTCTTCTTCGACCGTCACCCGGgcactttttctttcattctgaaCTATTACCGCACGGGGAAGTTGCATTGTCCCAATGATGTGTGCGGTCCACTCTTTGAGGAGGAGCTCGCTTTTTGGGGCATTGATGAGACGGACGTGGAGGCATGCTGCTGGATGAACTACCGCCAACACAGGGATGCCGAGGAGGCACTGGACAGTTTTGAAACCCCTGAGCCGGAAGAAGAGGACGACCCAGCGCTCACGGGAGGCGCTGACGGGGACTTGAAGCGTTTGTGTCTGCAAGAAGACGGCCGCAAGCCCAGCTGGTGGACCGTGTGGCGCCCGTATATGTGGAATCTCTTCGAGGATCCATACTCTTCCAAAAATGCCCGG TATGTGGCGTTTCTGTCCCTGTTATTTATCCTCATCTCTATCTCTACATTCTGCCTGGAGACGCATGAGGCCTTCAACACCATCTACAACTTGACCGAGAATGTCACAGTGGGTAACGTAACAAAGGAGGAGGTGTCTTTTGTGGTGGAGACAGACGCATGGCTTACCTACGTGGAGGGCGTTTGTGTCATCTGGTTTACCATTGAGGTGTTTGCCCGTGTCATCTTCTGCCCAGACAAGGCTGAGTTTTTCAAGAGCTCATTGAACATTATTGACTTTGTGGCGATCATGCCCTTCTACCTGGAGTTGGCGCTGAGTGGCCTCTCCTCCAAGGCTGCCAAGGATGTTCTGGGCTTCCTGCGCGTGGTGCGTTTTGTACGAATCCTGCGTATCTTCAAGCTGACGCGGCACTTTGTGGGTCTGCGGGTCTTGGGCCACACGTTACGCGCCAGCACCAACGAGTTTCTCTTGCTCATCATCTTCCTTGCGTTGGGTGTCCTCATCTTTGCCACAATGATCTACTATGCCGAGCGCATAGGAGCCGACCCCGCTGACCCCACGGCCAGTGCCCACACCACCTTCAAGAACATCCCCATTGGCTTCTGGTGGGCTGTGGTCACCATGACTACACTGGGCTACGGGGACATGTACCCAGAGACGTGGTCCGGCATGCTTGTGGGTGCGCTGTGTGCCCTGGCTGGTGTGTTGACCATCGCCATGCCTGTGCCCGTCATCGTGAATAATTTCGGCATGTACTACTCGTTAGCCATGGCCAAACAGAAGTTGCCCAAGAGGAAAGGCAAACACATCCCTCGCGCCCCTCAGCCAGGCTCGCCCAACTACTGCAAGCCAGATGCACTCGCCATGGCATCAGCCTCACCGAACAGGCTCATGGGAAACGTGATTGGTGGCACAGGGTTGTCTGGCAGCATGGGCGGAGACTGCCCTCTGGCCCAGGAGGAGATCATAGAGATCaacagagcag GGGATAAACTATGCACTCAACTTACGATGCTGT ACTCCAAGCAGAATGGCGATGCTGCAAGTGCCGCCCTGGCCAATGAGGACTGCCCCAATATAGACCAGGTGCTGGGGCCGGACGACCGCAGCCCTGCCACAGGGGGGCTTGGCACGGGGCGTGAGCGCTACCCCCATGACCGCGCCTGCTTCCTGCTCAGCACTGGGGAGTTCCGCACCACAGACAGCAATGTCAGGAAAG
- the kcnc3a gene encoding potassium voltage-gated channel subfamily C member 3a isoform X1, producing MLSSVCVSSFKGRTGGNKSSNKACSSADMTCPSESEKIVINCGGVRHETYRSTLKTLPGTRLSWLTEPDAYSNFDYDPKADTFFFDRHPGTFSFILNYYRTGKLHCPNDVCGPLFEEELAFWGIDETDVEACCWMNYRQHRDAEEALDSFETPEPEEEDDPALTGGADGDLKRLCLQEDGRKPSWWTVWRPYMWNLFEDPYSSKNARYVAFLSLLFILISISTFCLETHEAFNTIYNLTENVTVGNVTKEEVSFVVETDAWLTYVEGVCVIWFTIEVFARVIFCPDKAEFFKSSLNIIDFVAIMPFYLELALSGLSSKAAKDVLGFLRVVRFVRILRIFKLTRHFVGLRVLGHTLRASTNEFLLLIIFLALGVLIFATMIYYAERIGADPADPTASAHTTFKNIPIGFWWAVVTMTTLGYGDMYPETWSGMLVGALCALAGVLTIAMPVPVIVNNFGMYYSLAMAKQKLPKRKGKHIPRAPQPGSPNYCKPDALAMASASPNRLMGNVIGGTGLSGSMGGDCPLAQEEIIEINRAGDKLCTQLTMLYSKQNGDAASAALANEDCPNIDQVLGPDDRSPATGGLGTGRERYPHDRACFLLSTGEFRTTDSNVRKGCVVSCVCMFALVAIRSSLCPVLPLCVSCVVCCVFVLLCPPPLWLWGFYLLECPYQPLTKQNKQTKTTNKYTNRAEFSSIRHYCATFVAI from the exons ATGCTCAGTtcggtgtgtgtctcctctttcAAAGGGCGCACGGGTGGGAACAAGTCGTCCAACAAAGCATGTTCCAGCGCAGACATGACTTGTCCGTCAGAGAGCGAGAAAATCGTAATAAACTGCGGTGGGGTTCGACACGAGACGTACCGCAGCACCCTCAAGACGCTTCCCGGTACCCGCTTGTCCTGGCTAACGGAACCAGACGCGTATAGCAATTTCGACTACGACCCCAAAGCGGACACGTTCTTCTTCGACCGTCACCCGGgcactttttctttcattctgaaCTATTACCGCACGGGGAAGTTGCATTGTCCCAATGATGTGTGCGGTCCACTCTTTGAGGAGGAGCTCGCTTTTTGGGGCATTGATGAGACGGACGTGGAGGCATGCTGCTGGATGAACTACCGCCAACACAGGGATGCCGAGGAGGCACTGGACAGTTTTGAAACCCCTGAGCCGGAAGAAGAGGACGACCCAGCGCTCACGGGAGGCGCTGACGGGGACTTGAAGCGTTTGTGTCTGCAAGAAGACGGCCGCAAGCCCAGCTGGTGGACCGTGTGGCGCCCGTATATGTGGAATCTCTTCGAGGATCCATACTCTTCCAAAAATGCCCGG TATGTGGCGTTTCTGTCCCTGTTATTTATCCTCATCTCTATCTCTACATTCTGCCTGGAGACGCATGAGGCCTTCAACACCATCTACAACTTGACCGAGAATGTCACAGTGGGTAACGTAACAAAGGAGGAGGTGTCTTTTGTGGTGGAGACAGACGCATGGCTTACCTACGTGGAGGGCGTTTGTGTCATCTGGTTTACCATTGAGGTGTTTGCCCGTGTCATCTTCTGCCCAGACAAGGCTGAGTTTTTCAAGAGCTCATTGAACATTATTGACTTTGTGGCGATCATGCCCTTCTACCTGGAGTTGGCGCTGAGTGGCCTCTCCTCCAAGGCTGCCAAGGATGTTCTGGGCTTCCTGCGCGTGGTGCGTTTTGTACGAATCCTGCGTATCTTCAAGCTGACGCGGCACTTTGTGGGTCTGCGGGTCTTGGGCCACACGTTACGCGCCAGCACCAACGAGTTTCTCTTGCTCATCATCTTCCTTGCGTTGGGTGTCCTCATCTTTGCCACAATGATCTACTATGCCGAGCGCATAGGAGCCGACCCCGCTGACCCCACGGCCAGTGCCCACACCACCTTCAAGAACATCCCCATTGGCTTCTGGTGGGCTGTGGTCACCATGACTACACTGGGCTACGGGGACATGTACCCAGAGACGTGGTCCGGCATGCTTGTGGGTGCGCTGTGTGCCCTGGCTGGTGTGTTGACCATCGCCATGCCTGTGCCCGTCATCGTGAATAATTTCGGCATGTACTACTCGTTAGCCATGGCCAAACAGAAGTTGCCCAAGAGGAAAGGCAAACACATCCCTCGCGCCCCTCAGCCAGGCTCGCCCAACTACTGCAAGCCAGATGCACTCGCCATGGCATCAGCCTCACCGAACAGGCTCATGGGAAACGTGATTGGTGGCACAGGGTTGTCTGGCAGCATGGGCGGAGACTGCCCTCTGGCCCAGGAGGAGATCATAGAGATCaacagagcag GGGATAAACTATGCACTCAACTTACGATGCTGT ACTCCAAGCAGAATGGCGATGCTGCAAGTGCCGCCCTGGCCAATGAGGACTGCCCCAATATAGACCAGGTGCTGGGGCCGGACGACCGCAGCCCTGCCACAGGGGGGCTTGGCACGGGGCGTGAGCGCTACCCCCATGACCGCGCCTGCTTCCTGCTCAGCACTGGGGAGTTCCGCACCACAGACAGCAATGTCAGGAAAG GTTGTGTCGTGTCATGCGTTTGTATGTTCGCTCTTGTTGCTAtccgttcctctctctgtcctgtcctccccctgtgtgtgtcgtgtgttgtgtgttgtgtttttgtgttgctgtgtcctcctcctctctggctctGGGGCTTTTACCTGCTGGAGTGCCCATATCAACCTTtgaccaaacaaaacaaacaaacaaaaacaacaaacaaatacacaaacagagcaGAGTTCTCATCAATACGTCACTATTGTGCTACTTTTGTGGCAATTTAG
- the kcnc3a gene encoding potassium voltage-gated channel subfamily C member 3a isoform X6, translating to MLSSVCVSSFKGRTGGNKSSNKACSSADMTCPSESEKIVINCGGVRHETYRSTLKTLPGTRLSWLTEPDAYSNFDYDPKADTFFFDRHPGTFSFILNYYRTGKLHCPNDVCGPLFEEELAFWGIDETDVEACCWMNYRQHRDAEEALDSFETPEPEEEDDPALTGGADGDLKRLCLQEDGRKPSWWTVWRPYMWNLFEDPYSSKNARYVAFLSLLFILISISTFCLETHEAFNTIYNLTENVTVGNVTKEEVSFVVETDAWLTYVEGVCVIWFTIEVFARVIFCPDKAEFFKSSLNIIDFVAIMPFYLELALSGLSSKAAKDVLGFLRVVRFVRILRIFKLTRHFVGLRVLGHTLRASTNEFLLLIIFLALGVLIFATMIYYAERIGADPADPTASAHTTFKNIPIGFWWAVVTMTTLGYGDMYPETWSGMLVGALCALAGVLTIAMPVPVIVNNFGMYYSLAMAKQKLPKRKGKHIPRAPQPGSPNYCKPDALAMASASPNRLMGNVIGGTGLSGSMGGDCPLAQEEIIEINRAGDKLCTQLTMLYSKQNGDAASAALANEDCPNIDQVLGPDDRSPATGGLGTGRERYPHDRACFLLSTGEFRTTDSNVRKAAAASPISPTGEEWFKPEGPLLQQDLNANSASSWIKP from the exons ATGCTCAGTtcggtgtgtgtctcctctttcAAAGGGCGCACGGGTGGGAACAAGTCGTCCAACAAAGCATGTTCCAGCGCAGACATGACTTGTCCGTCAGAGAGCGAGAAAATCGTAATAAACTGCGGTGGGGTTCGACACGAGACGTACCGCAGCACCCTCAAGACGCTTCCCGGTACCCGCTTGTCCTGGCTAACGGAACCAGACGCGTATAGCAATTTCGACTACGACCCCAAAGCGGACACGTTCTTCTTCGACCGTCACCCGGgcactttttctttcattctgaaCTATTACCGCACGGGGAAGTTGCATTGTCCCAATGATGTGTGCGGTCCACTCTTTGAGGAGGAGCTCGCTTTTTGGGGCATTGATGAGACGGACGTGGAGGCATGCTGCTGGATGAACTACCGCCAACACAGGGATGCCGAGGAGGCACTGGACAGTTTTGAAACCCCTGAGCCGGAAGAAGAGGACGACCCAGCGCTCACGGGAGGCGCTGACGGGGACTTGAAGCGTTTGTGTCTGCAAGAAGACGGCCGCAAGCCCAGCTGGTGGACCGTGTGGCGCCCGTATATGTGGAATCTCTTCGAGGATCCATACTCTTCCAAAAATGCCCGG TATGTGGCGTTTCTGTCCCTGTTATTTATCCTCATCTCTATCTCTACATTCTGCCTGGAGACGCATGAGGCCTTCAACACCATCTACAACTTGACCGAGAATGTCACAGTGGGTAACGTAACAAAGGAGGAGGTGTCTTTTGTGGTGGAGACAGACGCATGGCTTACCTACGTGGAGGGCGTTTGTGTCATCTGGTTTACCATTGAGGTGTTTGCCCGTGTCATCTTCTGCCCAGACAAGGCTGAGTTTTTCAAGAGCTCATTGAACATTATTGACTTTGTGGCGATCATGCCCTTCTACCTGGAGTTGGCGCTGAGTGGCCTCTCCTCCAAGGCTGCCAAGGATGTTCTGGGCTTCCTGCGCGTGGTGCGTTTTGTACGAATCCTGCGTATCTTCAAGCTGACGCGGCACTTTGTGGGTCTGCGGGTCTTGGGCCACACGTTACGCGCCAGCACCAACGAGTTTCTCTTGCTCATCATCTTCCTTGCGTTGGGTGTCCTCATCTTTGCCACAATGATCTACTATGCCGAGCGCATAGGAGCCGACCCCGCTGACCCCACGGCCAGTGCCCACACCACCTTCAAGAACATCCCCATTGGCTTCTGGTGGGCTGTGGTCACCATGACTACACTGGGCTACGGGGACATGTACCCAGAGACGTGGTCCGGCATGCTTGTGGGTGCGCTGTGTGCCCTGGCTGGTGTGTTGACCATCGCCATGCCTGTGCCCGTCATCGTGAATAATTTCGGCATGTACTACTCGTTAGCCATGGCCAAACAGAAGTTGCCCAAGAGGAAAGGCAAACACATCCCTCGCGCCCCTCAGCCAGGCTCGCCCAACTACTGCAAGCCAGATGCACTCGCCATGGCATCAGCCTCACCGAACAGGCTCATGGGAAACGTGATTGGTGGCACAGGGTTGTCTGGCAGCATGGGCGGAGACTGCCCTCTGGCCCAGGAGGAGATCATAGAGATCaacagagcag GGGATAAACTATGCACTCAACTTACGATGCTGT ACTCCAAGCAGAATGGCGATGCTGCAAGTGCCGCCCTGGCCAATGAGGACTGCCCCAATATAGACCAGGTGCTGGGGCCGGACGACCGCAGCCCTGCCACAGGGGGGCTTGGCACGGGGCGTGAGCGCTACCCCCATGACCGCGCCTGCTTCCTGCTCAGCACTGGGGAGTTCCGCACCACAGACAGCAATGTCAGGAAAG CAGCTGCCGCCAGCCCAATCTCCCCCACGGGAGAGGAATGGTTCAAGCCGGAGGGGCCTCTGCTACAGCAGGACCTCAATGCAAACTCTGCCTCCTCCTGGATCAAACCGTAG